A part of Saimiri boliviensis isolate mSaiBol1 chromosome 11, mSaiBol1.pri, whole genome shotgun sequence genomic DNA contains:
- the LOC120363076 gene encoding protein FRG2-like, translated as MGRGNEDSDLHCSSIQSSTVQPHFQQISFTEKGSDEKKPFKRKDNTASSQSNEKHIQTQVESEPNPNEENSEKTKLKAGNDTARSEPESSSCQGNCRKRTISSKESCQDRAGNCPEEECSSTTKKKSKSSTAVRNSEIQETCHTHHRRHSRARTGHSKRHRSRALGVQPPSLRKSLVTSVRAMSEAIYQDLAQVWAQHVHSPLTWEQFTWLIQLRGALYAHVQTFYAMGMQAAYAFPAEDWLVPDTLPDPGDSLLDREVHPVPGQEITEPVSGSDEA; from the exons ATGGGAAGAGGAAATGAAGACTCTGATCTCCACTGCTCCTCTATCCAAAGCTCCACAGTCCAGCCCCATTTCCAGCAGATCTCCTTTACAGAAAAGGGctcagatgagaagaaaccattCAAAAGGAAAGACAACACTGCCTCCTCTCAATCCAATGAGAAGCACATACAAACGCAAG TAGAATCGGAGCCCAATCCAAATGAGGAGAATTCTGAGAAAACCAAGCTGAAAGCCGGAAACGACACTGCTAGATCAG AACCAGAGTCCAGCTCATGTCAGGGAAATTGCAGGAAAAGAACAATCAGTTCCAAGGAGAGCTGCCAAGACAGAGCAG GGAACTGTCCAGAAGAGGAGTGCAGCTCAACAacgaaaaaaaagtcaaagtcctCCACTGCTGTGCGCAACAGTGAAATCCAGGAGACCTGTCATACCCACCATAGGAGACATTCGAGGGCTCGCACTGGACACAGCAAGCGGCACAGGTCTCGGGCACTAGGAGTTCAACCACCGTCACTTCGAAAAAGCTTGGTGACCTCCGTGCGAGCTATGTCGGAGGCTATTTATCAAGACCTAGCCCAGGTGTGGGCACAGCACGTCCATTCTCCACTGACCTGGGAGCAGTTCACATGGCTCATTCAGCTCCGGGGGGCTCTGTATGCTCATGTGCAGACCTTCTATGCCATGGGCATGCAGGCAGCTTATGCCTTCCCTGCTGAGGACTGGCTTGTCCCAGACACACTGCCTGATCCTGGGGATTCATTGCTAGATAGAGAAGTCCACCCTGTCCCTGGCCAGGAGATAACTGAGCCTGTCAGTGGATCAGATGAGGCTTGA